In Brevinematia bacterium, the DNA window GTAACAACTTATCACATCTCTATACGTGCCATATATTCCACTAGTATACTGAACATTCAAAACGGTATCACTCCCTTCGCTAGAAAAGTAAACAGCCGAGGGATCTGTGCCCATTATTTCACTACTAAGACCATACATATTCGTAGAGAAGAACGAAGGGACTTTTATCCTAACATGCATTATCGAATTCTTAGGATGAGTATGCAAATTCGTTACAACGAATGTAAGCTGATTCGTAGAACTCGCTCTGTCTATATACCCTCCGGGAACAATAACCCAGTTACTCGCCCTAACCCTAGAGTAAATGAAATGAAGATCTTGATTACCATCATAGGGAGGATTACACACAACTGCTCTAGCAAAGTTGGTAGAATTCGCTATGTAAACTTGTAAAGTTACATTCGTAACATTGTTTACATTATACCTAATTCTAAAGCTAACAGTATCATACTGACCGGAAAGCAACCTATTATTAGCCTTCTCGTAGTTTACCACAATAAAGTTACTACCAGAGATGTTGGAAACATATATGTTACCTTCAGAGCCAGCACCTAACTTAGTAGAGCTAAAGTTTGCAACATTGGTTATCAAGGAAGGATAGTAGATATACGCAACAAAGATATCATTCCCTTCCTCTCCCTCATTCTGTATCTGCATACTCACAGGTATATCGTTAGTATCTATGTAAACATGATGCAGATGAGTTCCTGGAATATCTCCATCTTCCTCATTAGGTGAAGTAATTTTAGCAATACCTCTAGCAGGTGGAGTTACTACCCTTATCTTCCACCCAATAGGAGACTCACTCGTAGGAACAAAACCATCCCCGTTCAGATTGTCAACATACGACGGAAAAGAATTCGTTAACTCATTGGTAAGAGGAGGAATACTATCCCACCCAACGAAAGTTATAACACAATTCGTCCCACCAGGAATATTCGTATTCATGCTCTCAAAGTCAATGTTCAAGAAATTTGTTCCTCCCTCTACAATACGAGTTATCGTAGCAGGTATAGAAGAATTGATGCTCGTGACATTAGTTATCCAACTCGGTAAAGCTACTCTAGCTTTATATATGTTATTACCAACAAGTCCATCGTTTACCAAAACATACTTATACACGTTCGTTATAGAGGTATTCTCAATATAGTCAACTTCATTTGTCTGAGCTACAATCCAAGCAACAACTTTAGCCCTAGGTCTTCTGCTTTCTACTCTCCTACTCGGGTAAGATGAATTTGTGTTAACCAATCCCCAATAATTACCCAGTCCCCCCACATACCTATTGTTAACAAATGCATTCCAGTCATGAAAAACATTAGTTATAGATATAGGAGTGCCATATGTTTTGATAGTTATCTCATCTATTCCACCAGACCCAGGTAATACCTTTTCTTCCCTCCAATATTCTATGTAAATATTGGTAACACCTCCTTCGTTAGTAACCCTAATACTACCAATAGGATTCGTAATCAACAGGGTAGTTATGTTTGTCTCAAAAGGAGTGTTAGACTTAACTATAAATCCTCCTGGAACCACAATTCTCAATGTAGTTATAGGGGTGCCATCAGAGATACCTGCAGTTGATACATAGTAATAGAAAGTATTAGTAGTTCCTTGGTAGACGAGATTTGGAACAATACCACCAAAAGCCTTCGGAACATCTCTAAGCTTAAGAACCAAAGTATTACCATCATCTAAGTTAGGATCAATCAAACTAACATCCAAGGCATTTGCGGAATAACTCTTCATCCTACCTGTTGTTGCATACCTTGGAGCACTACCTACCGCTGTATCCGTCCATGTATCACCATACTTTGGGTTATCTACATAAACCTCTATTTCACCACTACCTACTTGAAGCGGATTTATGTTTGAGATTATTATCCTCACAAACTTATTCGTAAAATCTCCCGTAGAGAGAGGCCTTATTATCTGGTTATCACTCCAACTTGTAGCTCTAAACCTTATCTTAAGCGTATCACCACTTGTTGAGAAAGTCTTTATAGACAACGCCACACTACCTGCACTAGGATTGAAATCCCCAACTTGCCTTGAGTATGTAGCAAGCAATACATTGTTACTATATACCATTATTGATATTTGGTTAGTATAGTCAGCCCAATTAAAGCTTGTCCAGCTATCCGGCTTTTTTACATATATTTCCGAAACTCCAGCATCATTAATGCTACCAAAAATCGGCTTTATGAAAATATTCAAAGTAAAGTTTGAATTAGTGCTAACCTCAAACGGAGAAATCTCAGATGTTACTGCAGATGCTATGGTGCGAATGTAGAAATCATCAAGAACTAAATACTGTAATTCTGTATCGTATCTTATCGTCTCAACCCCAAAAAGCGGGAAAACATTGCTAGAAAATCCGACCCCTACCTCACCAAGCTTAAGCATCGCATTCGGTATCCCAGAAAAAGGCCCCGTTGAAAGATTATTAGGATTCGGATTTACAAAAAATTGAACCTTATTACCATCATGAGTCATCATTATCTTTATCCAGTTAGTGTTAGTAGGAAAGCTATTAGGATATTGATTGTATGCAACGCCCTCATTAACTATATTCACCCAATTGTTATCCATATTCCACTCAAGTATAGGTTTTATGTTATATGTTGCTCCAGTTAAGGAGGGAACATTTGTGGTATGCAATCTACTATATGTTCCAAGCCAATAGCCCCACTGACTGTAAGGAGTAGTATTGGCATCATTTGATAAATTATCACACATTCTCATCATGTCGTAAAGAACAATCTGATCAGGAAACCTGGTCCCATCTGAAGACGAATTGGCAAGGTTAGAATACACTGCTAAAAAAATACTCATAGATGCAGAATGTCGCCTTGACTCTTGATTCCTTCTCTGTGTCCCAGCACCAGTAAAGTTCGGATCTCCATCTTGAGGATCAATTCTTGCAGATTTTCTAAGTATTTCAAAACCAAAGGGTTTGTAAGGCGTCGGATTCCAAAGTTTGTTGGTAAACCCAACTACACATCCAACCCATATACCCAACCCAGCAGTTGAACCAGAGTTAACCACTCTTCTATCAAATATTAGTTCATTATTAAAATTCACGCTTCCTTCTCTAATATTTGCCCCATAAGTAGGGAAAGTGCCATCCCTACCATACCAAAGCCCACCATCTATACCAGTAGCAACATACCACCAGCCACCAGGAGGAGTAGTGCCAGTAAAAGGCTCAAAATAAAAATAAGACTCACCAAAACATACACCTGAAAAAACAACAAGAAACACTAAAACACTAACCCAACCTAGGCCTCTCATAGCCACCTCCTAATTCGCTAAGTCACTGAAGTTAGTAAATACAAAAATTGTGCCAAAACTACTACATATTTCAACTTGTGAAGTTTTCACCATAATTTTTACACACCCACCAATAACTCTCCACATGGTTATCAAAAGAAAATGTGAAAAAATTTCTCACTAACTCTGCAAAATTTTCACACTATCAAAACAGAGGCTTTCTAAACACATAACAACTATCTATCAGATCTACATTTGTTGTACTCCAGCAACACTTAAACTTCTTTAATCACAAGATCTCACCTCATACCAAGTCTCTTAGGTGCTAAGAAAAGTGTTTACTCAATTCCAACGAGGACTGTGAGAAAAATAGAGAGAAGACTACTCCTATCAGTTGTAAATTTTGGACTTTATTGAACTACAGTCTAGGGAATTTGACTTTAATTTGCTGATTTTGTATAATTTTATTACTCACTTGGGAAGTGTCTTTATTTTTTGGAGGTGAAAGTATGATGTGGAAGAGTGAGAAAGTGGAAGAGGTTATTAAAAAAGCTTCTGAGCTTATTGAGCAAAAGCAATATAGTAGTGCTATAGCATTACTTGAGGAAAACCTAAAAGGTAACGAAAACAATCTTGAATTACTGTATCTTCTTGGCACAAGCTACAGAAAAAGCCTAATGTTTGAGGAGGCAATAAAAATATTTGAGAAGATTCTCTCAATAGATCCTAACCACAAGAAAGCCTTACTTGGCACTGCTGACTCCTGGAGGGGGCTAAAAAACTGGGAAAAAGCCTTGGAGATATGGAAACGCTACATTGAACTTGAACCTAAAGATTCACTAGTAATAACCAGAATGGGAGACGCTTTTAGAAAACTAAAAGACTATCAGAAAGCAGAAGAATGCTACCTGAAAGCTATTGAACTGAATGGGAAAAACAAATTCGCTCTTATGGGAATAGGGGACATGTTCTACAAACTTGAGGAATTTGACAAAGCTCTGGTTTACTGGGAAAAGTTAATTGATATAAGACCAAACACACTGAATGTATTAACAATGCTTGGCAACATCTACCGAAGAAAAAAATTATTCTCAAAGGCAGTTGCTTACTACCAAAGAGCTTTAGGTGTGGATTACGAAAACTTCTACGCCCTTTACGGAATAGCGGACTCACTAAGAGGTATGGGACAGTTCAAAGAATCTCTAAAATACTGGATAAGACTCGCAGAAAAATACCCAGACAACCCAAAAATACTAACAAGGCTAGGAGATACATTGCTTAAAATAAACAAGGAAAACGAGGCCGAAGTTGCTTTTAACAAAGCACTTGAAGCTGGATATAGCAAATACGCACTCATAGGACTTGCAAAAATAAGAGCCAAGAGAAAAGAATATCAACAAGCAGTAGAGATATGTAACTCACTCCTAAAGCAACATCCAGATGATGTAAGAATAGTGCTACTACTAGGAGACATTTACGAAGCTATGGGACTTAAGAAGAACGCAGAAGCTCTGTATAAAACAGCCCTACAGAGATTCAAGAATAATCGTGAACTGAGCACAAGACTAAGTAAACTCTACATAAAAAACTTTGAGGACAGCATAGAAAAAGTATAAGCCTACCTTAATCCAGATTAATCACCTTGTCACACCAAGATATAACCTCACCTCTAAGCTTCTGAAACTCACTAAACTTTACAGGAATTTTCGCTATATCAAACACTTTATCATCAAACCCTATCCCCTCCACTATCCTAGTTACATCCTCAACCTCCACGAGCAAAGCCAAATAATCCCTTAGTGGAACTTCTAACTTCACAACATTCTCCAACATTCTCTCCATCTCAGAAAGCGACTTAGCTACAGGCACTTCATCAAATTCCCTAAAATGCTTAAAGTAAAGTTTGTCAAGCACAAGTTCTAGTTCCAGAATATTCCCTCTGCCTTTCTTAAGATCATCTACTCTCTCAAAGTTAGCGATAACCCTCTTTACAAAATTGTTGAACTCACTAAAATCCAAATTTCTAATAGCATCTCTTAGCTTATAAACTATCACTTCTCCAACCTTCCTCTCAAAAGTCTCACTAGAGGATATAGGCCTTGACTTAAGATACGCAATCGTCTGCCATATATCAAAACTACTCTCTTCCAAAGTCTTAAGAGATATGATAAAACTTCCCTTGTGCGACCCCTCAACAAGCCTAGTGTCTATCTCAAATATGCTACCTAACTCATTGTGGATCTTAAGAATCCCATCCCTAACATCAAAAAACTCGTCAGAATAAGGACTATATGGCAATATGTAGACTAAGTCAACATCTGAGAAAAAAGTCAGCTTCCTATTCGCCCACCTACCTAACGACAAAACACACAAATTGCCACCAAGAACCTTAGAAAATTCCAAAAAGATCTTATCATACAGCCTAGCAAACAACTCTTTTGTCCTGTTAGCATTGATAAACTTATTTATCCTTAGAAACGCTAAAGAAGTCACAACCACCTCGTAAACCTCTCTGACTATCTCAACCCAACTCTCTCTGGAAAAGTCAATCTTATTCAGGAAAACTGGCAAATAGTCCATAAAAGCATTAGTGTCCATCATACCATCCCATATCCAATTTCTCTTCCGCAATATGCTTATAAAAGCATCCTTAAGCAAGGAAACATTGAATATAAAGTTCACGTTCCTCTCATCCGTGAAAAACTGAATTGATATTGGCAAATTCTGAGTAGCCTCTAAAACGTAATAGATGTTGGACAGAGATTTATCAGGCATAGGTGAGAGAGAAACTGCTCTTAGTAAGTTCCTCAGACCAATACTTGTCTCCACCCCACCTCTAAAAGAAAACGAGATCATACTCTCCAAGAAAGAAAACGCTCTTGCAGTTTCCTTTATCCCATAGGAGAAAAGTAAATCCCTTACCTCCTTTTCCTCGGAATTGTATAAAAAGAAAATCACCTCCTCCCCCGCCCTAACATCCAGCAACTTCTCAAAAATGTATCCTTTCACCTTTATAACCTCCCTCCTTATGTCATTTACAAGGTGCAACAAATACCTGTCTTCATCACCTGAAATTTTTGAATACTTGGTTTGAAGCAATCTGAAAAGTCCTATCATTCTGTTTGTGTCGTTTATGGGGAGAGAGAAATCCTGAAGGTTAGCGTATAGCTGGATGTAGTTCTCTAACCTTCTTAAAGTTCTGTAGCCATACTCAAGCACTCTTTTCATCTCTCCGTCAATAACCTTAATTTTCTCCAATTTATCAAGAGCCAACAGGGTATTCTGTAGCCTCAGAGCTTTCTCTTTGGTTCCAAAAATAAGCTGTAACAGCTGGACTATGAACTCTATATCCCTTATTCCTCCTGTGGATTTCTTAAGATCATATTCAGTCCCCCTTATCTTCTGCTTGATTCCGAGAATCTCAGCAATTTCGGAATCAGTAAGCGGAGTAGAATAAACTATCTCCCTTATGTTATCAACAAACCTTTTCCCCAGCGTTAAACTTCCCGCAGAACACCTTGTCTTAATAAGCATCTGTATCTCCCAAGTTTGCCCTCTCTCCGTATAGTAGTCATAGTAACCCTCTTCCCTCTTCACTAAAGCTCCAAATTCTCCATCAGGTCTAAGCCTCGTGTCCACACGATAAAGAAACTCTCCTTTGACGCTTGAAGACATCTCATATACTATATTTCTGGCTAACTTATCAAAAAACTCAGAATTTTCCACACCTTTGCTAGTCTTCCCATCCCTCTCGTAAACAAACATTATGTCTACATCGGAACTGTAATTAAGCTCTAGCCCTCCCAATTTCCCTAAAGATATCACACAAAACTCAGAAGATGGTTCCCCCATCTCCCTTGAAAGCTCTAAGGTATTGAACTTCAATACACCCTCAATCATTATATCCGCTAAAAGCGATAACTCCTTACTAGTCTCCTCAAACGAAGAAAGTCCTACCATCTCTCTAGAAACTATCTTTAAAAACTCCCTCTTCCTAATATCCCTAAGTTTACTAAGAAAAGAGTTTTTGTCATCCGAAAACTCTCTCACTACCTCCTCAACCTCTTTTCTAACCCCCTCTTCATCAAACGGCGTAGAAATACTCTCCTGCAAGAAAAAAAGAAGCTCTATCTTCTCGTTTATAATATTCCTAAGATATATACTATAACCTAAGACTTTAGAGATAAGCTCTAGGAGATCACCCCTAGAGAGCACCCCAACTATCTCTTCCTCTTTATCTCTATGATTCAGAATGAGTGTTCTAAGAGAATCAAAGGTGTTTTTAGGAATAGGAGAAAATGTTTCAATAGCGTCAACTATTCTCTCTAACTGATCTTGTGGGAAAGAAAACTTAAGCAAATCTACCAGTTGTTCTCTCAAATCCATCCTCTAAAACAGAGCGTAAGCCTCACAAAACGTAATCTCTAAACACACAGGCTTTACTTTATCAATACAAACTCAACCCTTCTATTTCTTGCTCTTCCTTCCTCAGTATCGTTAGGTGCAATAGGTCTGTCAAAAGAGTAACCTTCAGCAGTTATTCTATCTGCACTGATTCCACTTTTGATCAGTTCGCTTCTGACAGACTCTGCTCTTGCTCTTGACAGTTTTAGGTTATACTCATACGAGCCAATGTTATCAGTATGTCCCTCAACCCTTATCTTGTAAGCTCCAAACTTTTTCAACTTCTCAGCTACCTTTCTAACTATCTGAACTCCCTTGGGGGTAAGCTCCGCGCTAGCATACGCAAACTCTATGCTGTGAACCTTTATCTTGTAACCATAGGGTGTAACCTCAATGAGTATATCTGTTGGCAACACTGCTGGCCTAATACTTGCTTTGTTATTAAGGCTGTCCACCACCTCAAAACTTAAAGGATACTCTTCCGCACTATCCACAATCTCACCATTATCACCAATTCCATCCCATATTATCTCCGAAGGAGGAGTTCCCTTACCCTTAAACTCTTTAAATACCTTCTTACCATTAGGTTGCCAAATCTTGAAAGACCACTCTCTTATATCAGAATCATCCGAAACATTCAGTTTAAATATCACTTCATCATCAACACCATCGTTATCCGGTGAAAACAGAGCAGGCTCAAAGGAAATTCTACTTCTAGGAGGAGTAGCATCTACTTTTATTGATATCTCTGGTGAAACTGGTTTGTTACCATCAACATACTCCGCTTCCGCATAAATCACATACACATCATCCACCACAACATTACCCGTACCGTCCGTACCATCCCAGAACAGATTAGTCATCACTTTTCCTTCCCCCATCGTCCACCTTCTCATAATATTACCAGTCCTAGGATCTTTAATATAGACATTCAAAGCTTGTAAGCCACTAAGCTCTTCTAGAACAAGACTAATATTCGCTTTATCAAACACACCATCGTTGTTAGGAGATATTTCGTAAATATCAGAAGTTACAAGTAAACTCCTAAGTTTTGTTGAGATAAGTATACCTTTTATATTAGTGACAAACACATTTCCCGCTAAGTCCTCACCCTTTAGACAGAACGTGTAATTCCCATCTGGTAGCAATTTACCATCATCTCCCAATCCAGCCCAAACAATCTTATCTAAAGGTGATACTCCCATACTCCAAGTTTTGACCTTATTTTCTTTCTGATCTTCTATCCAAGCAACCCACTCATCACCCTTTGTTAAGTTCTTTAGTGAGAAAGTTATATCATCTTTATTACCATCACCATTAGGAGAGAATATAAAATAGGGAACTGATACTCCACCTACTGGAGGAGTATTGTCAACCACTACCTTCACAACCTTTGACGAAGATTCATTTCCTTCAAAATCTTTTGCAAAAACCTGCAAATAATATTCTCCATCTGGAACCACCTTACCCTTAGAATCGGTTCCATCCCAATATATCACACTTGGCACCAAAACCGACTCCTTAGGAGTAAATAACCTTTTAAAAAGTTCCTCAAAATCCAATGACACATCTCTTTTCATCTTAGACTCAATAACTTTGACCAAATTCCCCTTTGCATCCTTAATAATAACCTTCCACTCCTTAAGAATTCCACCCTCCTGAATGTTTAAGTTTATCTTCACTTTATCCTTCCTACCATCATAGTTTGGCGACACATATATAGGTTTTTCCGCTAAAGAACTGGCAAAGTTAAGGAAAACCAAATTCTGAGAAAGGTTTATTTCATTATCTTTCTCGCTAATATCAACGTTTATTTCAATTTTTGGAGGGGTTGTATCTATGGTTCCGAAAGCAAAGTCAAAGCCAATCCAGTGTCCAAAATCTCGTATTCCTGAGATAGAGTTTATAATGTTCATAAGAGAGTAATGAAACCTTATATCCAACCTTTCTATACCCCACTGTCTCTCAAGAGTGTACTTCAAAGTTGCTCCAGCACTCCATCCAAACCTATTGACACCAACAAAACCTCCTCCTTTCACAAGCACCATATCAAGTATATTTGCTTTCAACCCTCCATTTAGCTCTGCGTTAGGTCCCCAAGCACCAAGTGTCACTCCCGCATCAATTGAAAACTTTATAGGATCCGTTCTCAAAAACATCAACTCCGCTCCACCCTTTACAGTTGGCAACGAAGGAAAAGGATAACTATCTCCAATAACCACAGGCAAACCTAGGTTAAGTAAAGCAAGTCCCCAAGAAAAGTCCTTAAGTCCAAGTCCAGAAGAAAAATCTCTCAGCATCTTATGCACAAATCCAACATTTATTCCAACACTCACACCACTGGTTGCGGTTATCCCAAATCCTACCCCAAGCTCATCAGCAACATCTTTAGAAAATGCAACAGTTCCACCAAATATGTTTGTTCCAACAGGTAACCCATAATACAGAAATTGCGCTGAAAACGTCCCTATCAAAGTTGGATAGGAAACCCCCAAAAGTCCGTATGTTCCCGTTGTTGTAAATCCTCCCAACGATGTAGTAATAGCCAACTGCTTCAAATATGCCCCAGAAGCAGGATTTATCAACACCGACGATGCAGTTTCTGTGTTAACCAAACTATTGCCACCTACTGCCTGATCACTCGCAGATATATTCGCATTAAAAAACTCACTACCCGCAATCACCTGCCCAAAACCTGAAAAACCTAGCAATGCTACCAAAAACAAAGTTGTTATCACTTTCTTCATATCTCTCCCCTCCTCTTAACTACGAAAAATTATATATCCCTCAACATCTAATTTGCTATTATCCTCAAACATAAAACAAATTCCAATTTCCACTAGGCAAGTGAGCAAGATTCTAAACTTTTTTACTTAATCTAGAACCAAACGGTGAGTAAGCAGTAGGTTTGTAAATAGCCTTCTCTTTACTACTCTCATAGTCTTTATCAGGACCAGATAAATGCTTTTCTCAATAGGTACCTAGCAGACCTAAAGTGAAGTTTTGTAACTTATAGACACTATCTAGAAGCAAAGAGAGAGGGTAAACAAAAAGTTTAGAATCTTATCTACCCACTCAACGAAAATTGGAACTTATTAGTGAGTAAGCAAAAAGCTTGAAGCTCTGCTTACTAATAAAAATTGCTAAAAACACTCTCTTGAAGAAAGTCAGGTATTGGTTCATTAAGAATTATGGTATGGAAGAGTTTGACAGGCTTATCGGTATCGTTAAAACACTTAGATCTCCAAATGGGTGTCCTTGGGACAGAGAACAAACGCTTGAAAGCATTGTTGAGAACATAATAGAAGAGGCATATGAAGTAGTACAAGCTATAACCGAAGGAGACTATGAGAAGATAAAAGAAGAAACTGGAGATCTTATCCTTCAGGGAGTATTCATATCACAGATAGCTAAAGAGATGGGGAAATTTTCCATAGACGAGGTTTTGAAAGACCTAAACTCTAAACTTCTCCAAAGGCATCCTCATGTATTTGGAAATGAAGCACTGCCAGAAAGCACCGAAGAGTCGCTGAAGCTATGGGAAACTAAGAAGAAAGAAAGTAACAACATACTTGAGGAAATACCTAAAAACTTTCCAACTCTACTATACATATATAAAGTCATACAAAAAAGCAAAAGAAAGGGGCTTTTAAGATTCTCAGAAACCCAGCTTATCTCAGAGATATCTAGCCTTTTACTACATGATGATATCCTAAGGGATACGGAAAAGTTAGAAGACTTAATAGTTTTTCTACTTGCACTTCTCTCTTACCGTAACGTAAGAACAGAGGTGAATCTGAGAGAAAAATTCCTGAAAATTTCCAAAAAATGGATACAGGATTGTAAATTTAAGTAGTTTATTGTAAGGGCAACCTAGGATTAATTAAAATAACTTTCACCTACGATAGAGGAGAATGGGGGGTTACAAAAACGGGGCCTTCGTATGAAAGTTTTAGGAACTATATTGGGGTGTGGATGTAGGATTCCTAACAGTTTAATACTGTTGGGAATAAACAGAAGCATTCCCTGCGTTCCTATGGTTCTAAGAGATGGGCCTATTGCAGTAACCCAACCGACCTCTATTGTGGGTGATTAATTACACTTGGAGGGTTATATGCCACCTAAACAGGAAGGAGTAATAAACAGCATAATTGGCGAAGGTTCTGTGTTTCAAGGAAGATTCCATGTCAATGGCTCTGTGCAGATAGATGGAAAGTTTGAAGGTGAAATATCAACAAATGAGCAAATTCTTATAGGCGAGACTGGTAAGGTCAAAACCGATGTATTGAGAGCAAGAAGTGTAACCGTATCAGGAGTTGTAATAGGAGGAATAGAGGCTCAGGAATCCGTAAAGCTTACGGAAACAGGAAGAATTTTGGGTAACATAATAACTCCTCAGCTTGAAGTCAAACCCGGAGTTATACTCAAGGGCGAGGTCATAATAACCGCAGGACAGAAAAAAGAAGTAGACAAAATAATTGAAGATGCGTATAATTCTGGCCCCTCAATTCCCCAGCCTAAAGATCTAAAGGACCACGAAAGAAAATTTGAACTTTAAGGATAAACCAATAAAAACAAGGCAGATAAGAACGGACTAAAAACCTTAGATAGCATTTGTCAATCACAAAACTTCACTTTACACTAAGCTCTTTATGTGTCTGCTTAAGAAGAGTATTTACCCAGTCAATAAGGACCACGAGAAGAGTAGAAGAAAAGCCCTACTTATTAACTTGGAATTTATTGAAAAACTTGTTCAAGGTTGAATTTCGTCAGGGTTTTGTAATAAAGTTTGCTAATCTAATGTATAATATATTACATGAGAAGAGAGGAACTACTTTTCCTAAGCTACCTAGGGTTAGGGTTTAAGAGATATTCGTACATAAAGGAGAACTTTGGTAGCATCTCCAGTATTCCAAACTCTTCAATTGAAGAGGTTTCAAAAGTTCTTAAGATCAGGAAGGAGACTATCATTACAGCAAAAGAGGGTGGGATAGAAAAAAGTATTGTTGAGATTGAAAAAACGCTAAAAAGGTATGGCGTAGAGTACTTGACTTTGGAAGATGAAAACTATCCATACAGACTCAGAGCTCTTTCTGACAGACCAATTGTCATATATTACCTAGGAAACTACCATCTTTTAAACTCAAGTGTAACATGTGGTATTGTAGGAACTAGGAGAAATGATGAGATTGGGAAAAACTACACCAAAAAGCTTGTTGACCTATTAGTAGACAACAATGTAACGGTTGTAAGCGGGCTAGCCAGAGGCATAGACATAATAGCTCACAGAAGAACGCTTGAGAGAAATGGACAAACGATTGCGGTTCTAGCGGGAGGATTAGATTGCATATACCCACCAGAACACAAAAAAGAGTTTGATGAGATAAGAGAAAAGGGATGTGTAATATCTGAGTTTACCATAGGGACTAAACCACTAAGAAGAAACTTTTTCATAAGAAACAGAATAATAAGTGGACTATCTGACGTAGTTGTAATTGTGCAAGCACCTGAAAAATCCGGAGCTTTGATAACCGGAGAATATGCATTAAAACAAAAGAAACCCTTACTCGTCATACCTGGGGGAATAGAGAACTATCTCCACAGAGGGTGTAATATCATGCTAAAAAAGGGAGCTATCCCCATTCTAGACTACAAAGATGTGCTTGAAGAGC includes these proteins:
- a CDS encoding tetratricopeptide repeat protein, encoding MMWKSEKVEEVIKKASELIEQKQYSSAIALLEENLKGNENNLELLYLLGTSYRKSLMFEEAIKIFEKILSIDPNHKKALLGTADSWRGLKNWEKALEIWKRYIELEPKDSLVITRMGDAFRKLKDYQKAEECYLKAIELNGKNKFALMGIGDMFYKLEEFDKALVYWEKLIDIRPNTLNVLTMLGNIYRRKKLFSKAVAYYQRALGVDYENFYALYGIADSLRGMGQFKESLKYWIRLAEKYPDNPKILTRLGDTLLKINKENEAEVAFNKALEAGYSKYALIGLAKIRAKRKEYQQAVEICNSLLKQHPDDVRIVLLLGDIYEAMGLKKNAEALYKTALQRFKNNRELSTRLSKLYIKNFEDSIEKV
- a CDS encoding OmpA family protein gives rise to the protein MKKVITTLFLVALLGFSGFGQVIAGSEFFNANISASDQAVGGNSLVNTETASSVLINPASGAYLKQLAITTSLGGFTTTGTYGLLGVSYPTLIGTFSAQFLYYGLPVGTNIFGGTVAFSKDVADELGVGFGITATSGVSVGINVGFVHKMLRDFSSGLGLKDFSWGLALLNLGLPVVIGDSYPFPSLPTVKGGAELMFLRTDPIKFSIDAGVTLGAWGPNAELNGGLKANILDMVLVKGGGFVGVNRFGWSAGATLKYTLERQWGIERLDIRFHYSLMNIINSISGIRDFGHWIGFDFAFGTIDTTPPKIEINVDISEKDNEINLSQNLVFLNFASSLAEKPIYVSPNYDGRKDKVKINLNIQEGGILKEWKVIIKDAKGNLVKVIESKMKRDVSLDFEELFKRLFTPKESVLVPSVIYWDGTDSKGKVVPDGEYYLQVFAKDFEGNESSSKVVKVVVDNTPPVGGVSVPYFIFSPNGDGNKDDITFSLKNLTKGDEWVAWIEDQKENKVKTWSMGVSPLDKIVWAGLGDDGKLLPDGNYTFCLKGEDLAGNVFVTNIKGILISTKLRSLLVTSDIYEISPNNDGVFDKANISLVLEELSGLQALNVYIKDPRTGNIMRRWTMGEGKVMTNLFWDGTDGTGNVVVDDVYVIYAEAEYVDGNKPVSPEISIKVDATPPRSRISFEPALFSPDNDGVDDEVIFKLNVSDDSDIREWSFKIWQPNGKKVFKEFKGKGTPPSEIIWDGIGDNGEIVDSAEEYPLSFEVVDSLNNKASIRPAVLPTDILIEVTPYGYKIKVHSIEFAYASAELTPKGVQIVRKVAEKLKKFGAYKIRVEGHTDNIGSYEYNLKLSRARAESVRSELIKSGISADRITAEGYSFDRPIAPNDTEEGRARNRRVEFVLIK
- a CDS encoding MazG nucleotide pyrophosphohydrolase domain-containing protein; the protein is MEEFDRLIGIVKTLRSPNGCPWDREQTLESIVENIIEEAYEVVQAITEGDYEKIKEETGDLILQGVFISQIAKEMGKFSIDEVLKDLNSKLLQRHPHVFGNEALPESTEESLKLWETKKKESNNILEEIPKNFPTLLYIYKVIQKSKRKGLLRFSETQLISEISSLLLHDDILRDTEKLEDLIVFLLALLSYRNVRTEVNLREKFLKISKKWIQDCKFK
- a CDS encoding polymer-forming cytoskeletal protein, producing MPPKQEGVINSIIGEGSVFQGRFHVNGSVQIDGKFEGEISTNEQILIGETGKVKTDVLRARSVTVSGVVIGGIEAQESVKLTETGRILGNIITPQLEVKPGVILKGEVIITAGQKKEVDKIIEDAYNSGPSIPQPKDLKDHERKFEL
- the dprA gene encoding DNA-processing protein DprA, translating into MRREELLFLSYLGLGFKRYSYIKENFGSISSIPNSSIEEVSKVLKIRKETIITAKEGGIEKSIVEIEKTLKRYGVEYLTLEDENYPYRLRALSDRPIVIYYLGNYHLLNSSVTCGIVGTRRNDEIGKNYTKKLVDLLVDNNVTVVSGLARGIDIIAHRRTLERNGQTIAVLAGGLDCIYPPEHKKEFDEIREKGCVISEFTIGTKPLRRNFFIRNRIISGLSDVVVIVQAPEKSGALITGEYALKQKKPLLVIPGGIENYLHRGCNIMLKKGAIPILDYKDVLEELGYKATQNNPFQETNQELSEEEKFIYSFITKEISLDELTEATGLSINKIYPILLSLEVKGMIIQNVGGTFSRTIYSSQQNYL